AGTCGGGGGGGAAAAGATCAGGATACTTTCAGCCCACATTTGGCATCAACTCGTGCTTTTAACAAGCTTTCTCCTGATTACAGCTTAAAGGTTCAAGGTTGTGTCCGTCGTCTGACGCTGGTTTCTAACTTCCTACTGGTAGATGGATGAGTGTCCTAAAAAGCCCTTTCAATGAACTCTGGTGAGCTATCACATTACAGAAAAGAACCCTATAAAGGCCGTATCACTGATAAAACATCCAGATGACctgattaaattttttttccattttttttatttgcagtcaTAAACCAATGTTGGTACTTTTAGCTTCAGATTAATGGAATAAGATGGAGAAATATGatagaaaattgattttttttcccattgtaTCTTagtaaaatatatgtatttgttttgcttctttaaaagcacatttattttCCTCTGTCTGTTTCTGTTGTAAGAAGCATGACCACTACAATTTTTGtacaatttaaaatgcattttaagggTAGTACACTATTAAGCACAAccctaaccttttttttctttagggaATTGGTAACACTAACACTAATTGGTAAATACCCCACTTTTCAGTAAAGAAAAAGACTAGATAAAATGACAAGTTCCTACAGAGAAACTGCCCATTGTCTTAAAAGAATGCTTTTAAATAAAGGCTTTAAATAAAGTCAGTTTTTCAACTCTAACCCAAATTATTGCCctgttttaaaaagtacttttaattctttttttctacagtgCTCAGTAATTCACCGCATAGGCACGTGCACAGGCGCTGGGCGTTTTTATTCAGTGAcgtcaaggtaaaaaaaatcaacacgcTTCAGGAAAACGAtcgttcctttcaaaataaaagtgaaataacACACATTTTCTATCAAATACAGTTTAAACTCCTTTTTTGCATAACCTACATTCATATGTGTAATTAATATTTCTACCACATCGCAGAGTAAGGTGCAGTCTTTTTTCTAATGCGCGAGAAACATTGTttagagttttattttgacagtatGAAGTGACGTCCAACGTCTTGTTAGGTGAGGAGTGAAAAAACAGCGAACCGCATATTGAGCGCATATTTCAGCGGCTGTGCGACAGCGTCTGCCTGCGTTGTGTTTAGCAGATAAGGAGGCTCTCCTGCTCCACTCATCACCAAGCCACTTGGTTTCCAACTCGGACGACGATCAGATGTTACGCAATGACAGCGGCAAGAGTGACTTCCTGCAGCTAAAAACCAGCTAGCCCGGCTAGCCCGCTTTGACGTGCTAAGTCAACTGGTAGTAGTACTAGTAGTAGTTCCGCTCGGCGTAGAGCGAAGTTTCAGAGTCCGAACCAAAGTTTCTTCACGTCCAATATTTCAGTGTGAGGGAGGGTCCCGGTTCTGTTCTGGAACATGGCTCTGGTAGCGGCTTTGAAGCGACTAGCTTTCAACAGTTTACGGGGTTATTCGCGGAGGACGGTGGCGGTGTCCGGACTCACCGCTCACAGGAGTTTGACCACCGTACAACCTCTCAGGTATGTCAGTTTGAAATCCTAAAAGAAATATCGATTACCGCAAaacataataattatttttttttttaaaagcttataAACTTTAACTAACACAAATTGCTAGCTTTAGCCTCAGATTTAGCCGCGTGCAAATAAGCATGTTAGCCGTAAGTACATGTTATACCTGGATTATTGTTTAGtgaaaaaagtttgtaaatgtTCTTCATATGATGGTGATATAACTCTGGAGGTTTTTAAATTGTGTATAATTGATAGAATAGTGTTTGTTCGTCCATTGTTACGTAGCCTTCAGTGTCCCTGAACGCCTCACAAGGTTGTGTTTCTGTGGAGGACCAACAGCTGAACCTCTCAGGGCCAATCCAATAGTATAATTGTTTAAAGTGTGGTGCCAAGCTGCTCAGGTTGAAGGTTTTACCCCCAAATggcctttaaaatgtttgaatccTCCCTGCATGAAGCATCCAAGTGAGATGAAGGCTTTTCAgatgtaattttcatttttctcctgaTGTTTTGTGGTTCAGGTGAGATAATGCAGCTTATTagggtgacatttttttttattctttaaggAGATTACTATGGGTTCTTGTTAGGATTAAGACTTCCTCAAAgtggttttatttaattatttgtttgctACTGATCAGAGAAGGCCTCACGTTTTCTGATCCTgaagagacttttttgtttattttgggaTGGCAGTTAGCAATTAATCCTTAAAAACAGGAGTGCTTAAACTGGTTGAACATTAAAACCTTGAGTTTGATCTGTGAAGATCATGATGTTTCTGGTCAACTAAATGGCCAACCTTCCTATAAAAAACTTTGTTTAGTTTTCAGTGgggaaaaatattcaaaaggtgttttaaaattaatgtTTACAAGCGCTGTCTTAAGTATCAGATGtgtttcttctgcttttgtgACTCTAGAATCGAGAAGGGTTTGGAATTTTCCGATCATTTGTCGTGGATTTCCGTGAACCTGTCGACCCCTGAGCCTCTTGGTGTTATGAGTGAATGACCTCCCGTCATCCCGTGTGACAGATTCCCGCAGCAAATCTCATTATGTCTGCCTTTGTAAGCTTTACTTAAAGCACTGTGTCTTTAAAAGATCAGtagatgatggaaaaaaaagttcaaaaattaAACTTGCTTGATTGTACTAAACTGTTTTAGGTTTACGTTTGAAACGTTTATCCTTGCGGTTCGTCTGGCATTGCTGAAGGAAACCTCTCCAGGAACTCTTTCAAACTATAAAGAGGCTTTAAAATAACTTGATCAATAATGGCTAACAATTATCCTTCATTTTTGCGATCAATCATAAATATCCAGgatttaaagttaaaacaaataaatttgaTTTCTTACAAACAATCGTTTCTTTGGGAAGCAGGAGAAATGATCTTTAACCAACAAGGTTTTTAGTGTTTCTGCCTATTACAATAGTTTTTAAAGACGCCTTCAAAAAATTTTTTGTAATTGTGGCATTGATCTTTGGACAGGATTATATGTAAAGAAATTGAGCTAGGAattgcatttccgagtatttcttcattaaaTCATTGTGGAACgggaacagagaaaaaaaaaaagaccttattTGTGACGTTGAAGCTTTAATCgacgggtcacaagctccctgctctgctccattccgatgcatccactggtTTACCACtggattcatgtacgtctttgttttcctcgtctgggctggaatcaaaactgtacgcctgcagagctccaacattgctctccatttttgttgcaccggtaatgttaggtaaTGGGGATGTGAGAGGCTGTATGCTAGCGGATgagggtgtaaacagagagctctcagcatttgccaaaaaaacagcataatcttaattaaaagaccactgggaagacttttaTAACAGAtgaaagatgattgaagtggtcTTTACAAATCttggtctattttttttttgttctcatgtTTTTCACAGGTCACTTTGAACGTCATAAAATCAAAGACGAAGCGACCAAGAGTGAAAAACAAACCCCTAATAAACACCCACTTTCACTTATTAGCTGTCATACCACAAGCTAACCGCTTTAGCCTAACCAATGCTAACTGTAACAATGTACAAAGTGTGATCTGGTTGTGATCTTTCTGCTGTCTTTAGATCTTATTTACTTCTGCTGTTTACTCTCTGTAGTTACTGTAAAACTACCCCGAATAAACAATAGagatatattattttattaaaaaatctttAGTTTGTAGTTCTGCCTAAATGGACAAAAGATGAACTCTAGGAAGTTCTGAATAAACTAAACTGTAGAAAGGAAATAGCTGCCAAGCTGCAAATTTACTACCCAaaatgtttgttacttttttaacTCTCTCCTTTAAATCATGCGACCCAATAAAGAAAAGGTTGTTCAGTTAGTCGCTCTTTCAGTCTCCTACCGACGGGTTTTCGTCCTTTCAAGGTAAATTGATATAAATATGAAAATCCTGGTCACACAaattccatgtttgtttttgcgcAGCTTCAGAAATCTTTGTCACATATGTGCGACGAGCTGCTGCATCTTTTTAGGTGgaagcgcttttttttttttaaggagagcGCAGATTCAGTCACAGGTCATGCTACAGTAAGGAAGGGTCAGCATGCCAGAAGGCGagtgaaaactttatttaaaatacatttttttaaacatatttttttcttggggTTCATTTCTTTCTGCAATGAACAAATgtgaccactagagggcagaaTAGTTCTTTAAAAGCGATCAGAGCAGACGCTTACATGACACATGGTGTTTATGGTTAATTTATATAATATCTCTGACGCTTCAGTCTGACTGGGTGTCAGTTCCTCTGCCCACAGtaagccttttttatttaaattctttaaaactgCGTTCCAGGTCGGAGAACAAAGTGACGGTCCACTTCATAAACCGTGACGGGGAGAAGATCTCTGTGAAGGCTTCGCCTGGAGACACTCTGCTCGACGTTGTCATCAACGAAGACCTGGACTTTGACGGTTTCGGTACGAGAACTCGCAGACTCAGACCGTCGGCCCACCTGGGACGGTATGTAATCCGGCTCTGTTGCAGGGGCGTGCGAAGGAACTCTGGCGTGCTCCACGTGTCACCTGATCTTCAACGAGGAGGTGTACAAGAAGCTCGGGCCGGTCACGGACGAGGAGATGGACATGCTGGATTTAGCGTACGGCCTGACTGACACGTAAGGACCTGCAGTGGGCGTAAAATCGCCatttttgtgtcaaaactgCATCCCGATcccctttgtctttttttgttgttgttttgttttctctgcagatcTCGCTTAGGTTGCCAGATTTGCTTGACGAAATCCCTGGACGGCATCGTCGCTCGGGTTCCGGAGAGCGTGGCCGACATCCGGCAGACCAAAGACGGCTCGTCTTAACGGCCGAAAACATGGACGTAGGCAGTTTAGAGCGTCCGGTCACGGGCCAGGAAAACGGGGTGTGCACCATGGTAGGTTTTCAGCGTGGCTCTCACAGAACCGTCCTCATTTTAAAATTAGAGGcgaaatatttttacaaatctgAAACTAGCCAGCAGATCATATATAGATGTATATATAAACTGCTGTCCAGCTAAAATGAACTAATATAGAACTAAAATCtgatttattgaaaaaagaCCAGGTTTTGCTGCACCTTTCTTCCActgttttaacagtttctgGCTAAATTTGCACCAAATCAACGTTTCTCGTCGGATCATTTATTGACTGAAATGTTCCGGAATGGATGCCGCCATACGTCTGGCGCCTCAAACGACAGCCGCACCCCaatcttctgtgtttttattttttttcctgtatgaTCACACATTTCTGCCATGATTGTACATAGCTAGAGCACATCTgtaaaaacataatgataaataaaataaaaaatccaccTTTTTAACGGAGTCTCGAACTgttcaattttaaattaaaaggctTGGGGggaacaaaacttttattttgaaagattggCAAGAAAATGGTGGTACAGGAAAGAGGAAGCTGCATTGTTggcaacaaaacagaaacaagcacaaatatttacatttcctCGTTAGGACTAGAATGAATTGAGCTTcggcaggaaacaggaagtgaataaataaaagcgGCGAGGTTTCTAGCATGGCTTAAGAGTTCCTTTCTTCACAGTAAGAAGTCTAAATACTTCTAATAATCTCAGTTGGTCCACGAGAAATGCTGcttatttataatttaaaaaaaaggcaacatgtTATTAGAAATTGGCAGCTTTTTTCACcaggatttgtttttattctccaAAAAGGCGAAAAGCTCTAGGCATCAACCGTTTTTCCTCAAATAATCCcagtgttgctttttttttttttttttttgggctgttGCAAAAACCCACCCAAATCCTGCATGTTGAGTtccgtaaattaaaaaattaaaaaaagcagtgtAATAAACGAAGCCTGTCACACGTACGACTCTTCTGCAAACAGCAGCTGCTCTAAATCTGGTTCCACCGAAGGATCGCTGCATCTCTTCACCCACTCTCTGCGGCTATCCACCAGCGcaagcgccacctgctggctgcTTTTGGGGTTGCTGCGCGGGTGACCAGAGAAGTAGTCCCTCACGGCTTTGGTGGCGCCGGGCGAGAGGCAGAACCGGGGCTCGGACGGCCCCCCCTGCGAGTCCACCTCGGTCACCTTCAGTCCCGGGTCGCTGGGCAGCCTGGCCCGCGTGAAGGTCCGCTCCACCACCTGCCTCCCTGGCTCGGAACCCCTGCGCTGGTAGAGCCGGTTGCTGGGCTCCTCCACGGACTGAGTCTTGTGCCGGCGGAAGAGGGACAGAGTCGGGCCGCTCTGCTTGTAGAACAAAGATGGAGACGGCAGCTTGGCGGACGGGGCTCCGTCTCTGCGGCTTCCGCTCGCGTCGCTGATCAGAACGCCTGCCGAGGACTCAGAGGGTTGGAGCCAGCTGGGTTTGGGGAGCTGCAGGGCTGGGGGGCTGGAGCATTCTGGCTTTTGGTTCGGCCTCTGCCGTTCTGCTGGGCCTCTGCACGGCGCTTTGTGTTTTGCTTGGCTGCTGGCGTTTAGTTTAGCTCCTCCCTGTTTTCAGAAACTTGTGTTTAGGGAGTTTTTCTGAAGCACATTTGCtcaaatatttagaaaatgtttgaggTTCAGACAGAACATTTTacagaatgtttaaaaacaaactttcccatgatgcattgaaGGCGTTTAAGAGCGTACACCGTCTCGTTATGAAGAATTGCATTCACTCACCGTGGATCCGCCGGGGTTCTGTTTGTGACCCGGCCGCTCCTCTGCCTCCACCTCCAAACCGTCCTGCTGGGTCAGCGACAGCCTCCTGTCCTTCTTCAACCAGGAGTTTGGGTGGAGGCCAATGCAGCCCTTCAGACCCCCCCAGCTGAGCGGCTCTTTGGGTACAGCTTCTTTCGAACTAACCCCAGGATTTGGGAGGGCGGGGGGTTGTTGGGTCCGGGTGGACCCGGTTGGGTCACCGCCAAGCGAGTCCAGAGAATCGAGCGAGGGGGAGGCGGGGGTGGAGGACAGGCTGGAACTGCTGGCCTCCAGACGGGCGGACCTTCCGTTGACCTCCGAGTTCCCCCTCCTGCCCCGGCGTGGGGCCTGGCTGCTGGAGAGCTCCTCCCCTTCATCGCCTGTTAGCCCCTCTGTGCTGCCGGAGATGTGTGGGCGGAGCCTAGGGTTGTACGCAATAGCCGGCTCTGAGCGGCGCCGCTGATTGTGCCGGCCCTCCAGAGAGAGAGAGTCTAGGGTGGAGGAGACGCCCTCCGGCGAGCCGACCTCTCGGGGGCGAGGCAGCTCTGCCCGCCGCCGTCTCTCGCCCGGACGCAGCTTGAGGCAGCGCAGGCGGTCGCTCCTGCTGAGGCGCACGTCCAGGTCGACCTCCTCTTCGCTGAACGTGAGGATGGAGTCCAGGCTGCCCCGCAGCGGTTTCGGGCGGACGCCGCGCCTGCAGAAGGAGGGGGTCCCCGGGCTGCCCTCCTCCAGCTCGTTCTCCAGACTGTCGTAGGAGGAGTCTGTCAGCGGGTAAACCCACGACTCTGTCCACGCAAAGAAAGACGAAGGTTATACCCGTCAGGAAAAATTAATCCCAAACGCAGTCCTCATCATTTTTGAGTACCTGGCCCGCTATCGTCCTCGCTGTGTCTCTGCGGCGGCCCCCCGAACAGCGAGGATGGCTCCTCCCCCAGGATCTGCTGACAGCGTTCGATCATGAACTTGACCAGCTGGCAAACCTGATGGAAGTAAACCGGAAAACTCAACATTCAGcgctttgttttttcaaaagtcaaagttaaaACCTTGAGCCCACGTTCCAGCGAGAAGTTTTCCTTAAGCTGAACCCAAATCTACCTGACCTCCTAAAGATTAAGGAATTAAACAAATATCAGGCTCCGTCTGAAATCTGGGTGAAATTCCGTTTCAGATTATCGGCGTTTGGCTTTTTGTTGGACTTCTGACGGCGTGAAACTGTTCCGTCACCTTCTTAgtcccctccccctccagctcgcAGCTGCAGGGGTCTCCGGGGGGCCAGAGCAGGCTGGGGGCGATGCACACGGACAGGTTGAAGCTGGTCATCTGGTTCTCGTGGGCGTGGCTCTGGACGGCGTGCAGCATGGCTAGCAGGTAGCGCAGCAGCAGCGCGTTCTCTTTGGCCATTCGATGAATCATCCTGAAAggaaagggggggaaaaaaacacatcaacttTGGATTTGCTTCCTGTACCCCTGGGAACTGTTCTGGTACCTCTGTATGTCTTGGACTCGCTccccttcatcctcctcttcctccagcacTTCCAGCCACTCCTCGTAGAGCTCGCAACCGAACAAGCTGCCAGGGATGCTGCGCAGGAAATCCTGCAAATGAAGTGATTTCTGTCATTTCCCCTAAACTGGATTTATGTGGGACGATCAGGCAGCATGAATGAGTTTAACGGGTTTATAGGAGCCGCTCTGGGAAAGTCCCGTGTTTGCCTTTCGTGTCTGATGGCTTCCAGTCAGCACAGAAGCTGTTATCTCTGCAGATATTACAGATGATAATCCAGATTAGATTACCCAGCTGATGCGCGGCGAACAGCTTGTCCCGCGTTCACACATGTGGGTCAGCAAAGAGACAAACATCAGCTGGTGAGAGCACCTTGAAGACTCCGGCGATGATGAAGACGTGGTCCCGTGTGAGAGGAAGCTCCGCCTCCCCGGTGTC
The sequence above is drawn from the Oryzias latipes chromosome 2, ASM223467v1 genome and encodes:
- the LOC101156234 gene encoding rho GTPase-activating protein 20 isoform X2, whose amino-acid sequence is MNPVSLRLADLFPAPEQTRFQSYRRQSAPSMVISKALTRSKTLSRESFLVPVCPETCPLVQSLLAGSDRSFLLHGQAQLKTGMQTQDRHLFLFTDILVIAKAKSANHFKQKLQVCVCEMWTAGCMDEVCEGSTHPDRGFVMGWPTWNCAAMFSSAELKEKWLSVLRSRIKEEKEKEEPKTIPLRVYGKGINTFAFTKTLPVSNSDSTNEVIRLALQQFGTIGNVKDFQLWVISKRDNTPYPLIGHEFPFSIHMSHVRRLEAQGGGRNGDPQAEQLQGYHQCQFVLKPRPVEPPPQHADFTQKPFKRRRSLIAWAFWRGSSSHLNELSLAPRGRLFGRPLNSVCAEGELPKPVMDMLVFLYHEGSWTRGIFRRSAGARATRELRDALDTGEAELPLTRDHVFIIAGVFKDFLRSIPGSLFGCELYEEWLEVLEEEEDEGERVQDIQRMIHRMAKENALLLRYLLAMLHAVQSHAHENQMTSFNLSVCIAPSLLWPPGDPCSCELEGEGTKKVCQLVKFMIERCQQILGEEPSSLFGGPPQRHSEDDSGPESWVYPLTDSSYDSLENELEEGSPGTPSFCRRGVRPKPLRGSLDSILTFSEEEVDLDVRLSRSDRLRCLKLRPGERRRRAELPRPREVGSPEGVSSTLDSLSLEGRHNQRRRSEPAIAYNPRLRPHISGSTEGLTGDEGEELSSSQAPRRGRRGNSEVNGRSARLEASSSSLSSTPASPSLDSLDSLGGDPTGSTRTQQPPALPNPGVSSKEAVPKEPLSWGGLKGCIGLHPNSWLKKDRRLSLTQQDGLEVEAEERPGHKQNPGGSTGGAKLNASSQAKHKAPCRGPAERQRPNQKPECSSPPALQLPKPSWLQPSESSAGVLISDASGSRRDGAPSAKLPSPSLFYKQSGPTLSLFRRHKTQSVEEPSNRLYQRRGSEPGRQVVERTFTRARLPSDPGLKVTEVDSQGGPSEPRFCLSPGATKAVRDYFSGHPRSNPKSSQQVALALVDSRREWVKRCSDPSVEPDLEQLLFAEESYV
- the fdx1 gene encoding adrenodoxin, mitochondrial — its product is MALVAALKRLAFNSLRGYSRRTVAVSGLTAHRSLTTVQPLRSENKVTVHFINRDGEKISVKASPGDTLLDVVINEDLDFDGFGACEGTLACSTCHLIFNEEVYKKLGPVTDEEMDMLDLAYGLTDTSRLGCQICLTKSLDGIVARVPESVADIRQTKDGSS
- the LOC101156234 gene encoding rho GTPase-activating protein 20 isoform X1; protein product: MDGMSPQQQDGLSRGGGGGGQDNRRQTRFQSYRRQSAPSMVISKALTRSKTLSRESFLVPVCPETCPLVQSLLAGSDRSFLLHGQAQLKTGMQTQDRHLFLFTDILVIAKAKSANHFKQKLQVCVCEMWTAGCMDEVCEGSTHPDRGFVMGWPTWNCAAMFSSAELKEKWLSVLRSRIKEEKEKEEPKTIPLRVYGKGINTFAFTKTLPVSNSDSTNEVIRLALQQFGTIGNVKDFQLWVISKRDNTPYPLIGHEFPFSIHMSHVRRLEAQGGGRNGDPQAEQLQGYHQCQFVLKPRPVEPPPQHADFTQKPFKRRRSLIAWAFWRGSSSHLNELSLAPRGRLFGRPLNSVCAEGELPKPVMDMLVFLYHEGSWTRGIFRRSAGARATRELRDALDTGEAELPLTRDHVFIIAGVFKDFLRSIPGSLFGCELYEEWLEVLEEEEDEGERVQDIQRMIHRMAKENALLLRYLLAMLHAVQSHAHENQMTSFNLSVCIAPSLLWPPGDPCSCELEGEGTKKVCQLVKFMIERCQQILGEEPSSLFGGPPQRHSEDDSGPESWVYPLTDSSYDSLENELEEGSPGTPSFCRRGVRPKPLRGSLDSILTFSEEEVDLDVRLSRSDRLRCLKLRPGERRRRAELPRPREVGSPEGVSSTLDSLSLEGRHNQRRRSEPAIAYNPRLRPHISGSTEGLTGDEGEELSSSQAPRRGRRGNSEVNGRSARLEASSSSLSSTPASPSLDSLDSLGGDPTGSTRTQQPPALPNPGVSSKEAVPKEPLSWGGLKGCIGLHPNSWLKKDRRLSLTQQDGLEVEAEERPGHKQNPGGSTGGAKLNASSQAKHKAPCRGPAERQRPNQKPECSSPPALQLPKPSWLQPSESSAGVLISDASGSRRDGAPSAKLPSPSLFYKQSGPTLSLFRRHKTQSVEEPSNRLYQRRGSEPGRQVVERTFTRARLPSDPGLKVTEVDSQGGPSEPRFCLSPGATKAVRDYFSGHPRSNPKSSQQVALALVDSRREWVKRCSDPSVEPDLEQLLFAEESYV